The genomic stretch GCCTTATCCTTGTAAACTATTACAAATAATACTATGAGAAATATGTTCTTATTCTGACATTACTTATGTTGCATTGTGCCTAATGTATTACAAACATGTGGATACTGTACCAGTCTAATTGCTCAAAATTGTtccctttaaaatgtgataataaatttaaaaaatgtataataaatttataaataaaattatatcAAATAATGAAGCTATGTGTCTGCTCACCTTTTCTCATGTCTATGGAGGTCCAAGGCATTACTAGGCTATTTCAAGCATGAAGAGCCAGTAGCTGGTTGAACCTGACCAGTGGATGTGATATGTGTTTTACAGACTGACTCCAGGCTCAGTTTGACAtgttagctgcagttagcttGTTACCTCTCTATTAGCCCTTGGCCGACTCTGAAACCCATGTTCTCCAGTTTGGTGATATTTCTCCCATTCTCCTGAATGGATAACAGAGAGCAGACACAGTTAATGGTCACTAACAGTTCAGGTTACTGAGCTGTGGAGGAGAAAACCTGGACTAACTGTGTGTTTCTTACCGTCTCTCCGTTTTCAGCTGACTTGTAAACGTACTGTATCACTTCATTATGTAAAAACTGGAAAGAAGCTTCGTCTGCCATTCTTTTTCTCTACAGCCGCggctctgacagcagcagctctgttaaCTACGGCACCTGGTTCACCGTGTCATTTACACCGGGACCGACAtcattacagacacacactgacagctcaAACACACAAGTACAACAACTTTattccacaaacacaaaacaaacgcTTTCTGCTACTTCCGTGTTGTCTTGCGTACCGGCGAGGGGAGGGTGCTAACAGTGAGCGCACTACTGCTCCATTACCGCCACCAGGTGGCCTGGAGATCCAactgtaacataacataacataaaataagtgaaatgaaactaaattaaataaaataaaataaatcacaatacTGGAAAGCCTAAATactatatatttaaaaacattcgTACCATTTTCAATacaatgggggaaaaaatctaCGCAATATTGACAATATTGCGTAGATTTTAGATTGTTATTTAACAATCAAAAGGCTTCTGTACTATGGGTTACACACAACAGCATCGAATTTAATTTATCTCTGACCATATTCAAAGTATTATCCATTTTTAATCCAATGCTAGATCGATGACAGCAACTCTACTGTCAAGGTTGAAGGGACCATAGATATACACCGATATACACCATCAGTAGGCTAAACATTTAAACCACCTGCGCAAAATTGTGCGAGTTCCCATTGTAAAGCCAAAACAGCTCTAAACTGTTAAAGCATGTCATAAGGCCTCTGGGGGcatcctgtggtgtctggcactgGGACATTTGTAGTGGTTCTACATGTTGGGgagtggggcctccatggatcagacttgttccGGCACATCCCAGTGGTTCAAGATCGGGATCCGGGGAACTTGGTGCCAGGTCAGCACCTTGAGCTCGTTGTTATGTCCCTCGAGCCGTTCCTGAGCAGTTTCTGTGGTGTGGCATGGTGCATTttcctgctggggggccactgctgCTGGGGAGTTTACCCATATCATCACTGCTATAAGAAAAACcaaatatatatacatgaatgtttttgtgaaaaagtaatatatactcctctcattccatcacagtGAATTGACAACTATAAAAATCACTGGAATTGAAGACTGCCACGATATACGTGTATAACTAAATATCCCTTTAACTACGACTCTATATAAATAACTTGCCCAGGTTGTACATCACTATTGTGGTTCGTTTTCAAttacaaccttttttttaatctatttatattttgccTTCGGCTATGGGAATGTCCGAAAACTATTttgttacaaataaaaaacgATGTATAGGCCTAGGCTATTCACCGTTTAATtgatttagttgttttcttCCCAAAAGTACTGAAGAAAGGCTTGCTGGGAAATTTGTTTGACCAATGGCCTTGCTTGCGTTAACAATCTACTGTAGAGACGTGCATCAACAACAGCGAGATCAGATGAAAATGtaaaggaggagctgaaaagcttagagagaaaaggaagcagaCATTAGAGGTTCCGGTTtccaaatacaacaaaaaaacaaaaaaaaaaaaacaaatcgaAAATGGCCATCATGATCCTCAAGTGGCAAGCAGTGTTGATTTGAGGAGCACACGGAAGCGGTAAGATCGTCATTTTATTCTAAGCTATAGGAGCTATGTGTTTGGTTAAAATTAGCTTGAGCTTGCAAAACAACCTCACTGACAGACAAGTTGGTATTAGCATACTATTTAATGCAAATTGATGCAATTTTACAAGTTTCCTTCTCAGTgcctaatgaaatgtgtccTGGAACACAGGTAGACTTTCAAAACTTTCCATTCCAAAACCCCGAGCTCAGAATCACCTGTCATTATAAGACCAGCAACCAGCAAGTACTATGGTGCTGAAGCTACTGGGCTATGTCCTTTAGAGTCTGTAAGCCTGTGTATTTGAAAAAGGCTAAGTAtgaataaatccaaataatGCAATGTTCTTATTGAAACATTCTGCAGGATTGTCTAAATGGCCCTAAAGTCACAtctctttttcacattcattcatgtaaatataacaGCAAAAgcacaacaataataataataataataataacaataaatggTGTTTCTATGTTGTAGATCTACCTCTGTAGTCTGATCATGCTTGTTTAGTACATGATAGGACAGcatcattgtatttattttagaacATCTTTAGGATTAATGGGATCTTCAATATGAATAGGATTATTTATTCTTGGACATTTTGTAGGAAAGACAATAAAAGTAACAACAAAAGGGCCAGTCAGAGATGGAAAAGGCCAGGGCTGAATTTCACTCCCAGTCAACCCCTGATTATACTTTATGTCCACATTGCACACCCGTGCATGTGCTCGTGCATGAGCAACTGTACTGTGCCGAAGCACACCTCTTTCAACCGTGCCAGGGCCAAGAGAGTGAGTGCccacactagtcaaacaaactggactttgggggtcaaacaTGCTTGGGCACGGTTcggattgcctagtgtgagtgtgCCCTTAAAGATGAGGAGTCAGGGGTAGGGTGACTGTCCTCTGGACAACAGCCACTGTGGCAGACAACCATCAGGCACAGACAATAAGACTGCAGTGAGAATAGTATTTTCATGAAATGATATTTAAGATGGCAACAATCGAATCAAACCAACACCTGCAAGAAGGATGAGCCCATCTGTGATTCATCTGCAGGACAACATGGAGTGTCTCCTCAGAGTCCTCCCCCTGGGACAGGACAGTCTGGATGTCTTTGTTGAGCGATAAGAAAAATACTAAAGTCAACACCAACAACAGCCTATTAATATTTGTGATAACTATTGTGAGCTATTCAGATGAAAATGCACAGAAAAGAGAGGACAAACTCCAAAACCCATGAGCACAATAATGCTAATAGCTGCAAACCAACCGAACAAGCATTATCTATTCAGGAGtcagcctcaccttcactaCAACAACGATAAATCAAGTTTACTGATATGCGCTCTAATGTTAACATTACCCTCCAGTCACAGCATGGTAAGCTAAAAGGGCCGCATTTGATTGCAGTAAGCTTAGTTAACATGACTGATGAGTGGCAGTTTGTTTAAAATGGTGGTAGTAAGCAAACATCGCTACacagataaaatacatttaagctTACCATGTTATTTGCTCATTAAGTACAGATGAATAAAGAAAGTCCAGAGTTGGCTTCATGACTTCCTGTCTTCTCCAGAATTACAGTATGGTTCTGTATTTCCACtgcctcatttatttattttattttatagtatGATGCAGTATTTATGGGAAACGGCAAACTGCCCCAAAAAATAGCCCAGAATGCATTGTTTCTAACAGTTTGTTACAGTgtgttaggctataaacagactataTTGTGGTTGCATGatttaaacgtcaccaccactaagcatcttactacacaattactacatacatacattctgtAAATTGATCAACCTACAACCTGTAAAAAACTTTCTgcacatttaatgtaaatgaaatgatATAATATAGGGAGTTGGGGACTATTATTAACCAAGGTAATTAAGCCAAATTCATGCTCAACAGACATTAAACATTCCTTATGCACAAGTTATTTTAATTAACttattaataaatcaaattaaattaaattcagtcAGCCTATAACATTGATACACACCCCTCGAGCGTTTAGTAGTGATTGCAGCCTTACTATCGAGATTCGAGAAGTAACTGGAGACAAAACTATTTGTACTCCAGGTAGCTTCATCATAAAGTAAACCCTTGaatataaaaacagtgaaattggTTGAGAAATTTAAATATAGTGCTTTTTATTCATGAACACACCAGCCCCCATTTACTTGTAGCCAATCTTGCCCTGCCAGATATGGTGGCAACATTGACATATTGCAGCATTGAGATGAAGCCATAGATTTATACAGAAGAACTAGATACCAGATGCAAAGATGGCACACATTCAAATCAATGACATTTGCTCGCCTAGCTCATACGGCAGAAAAGTTTTCTGGCTTCAGCGTTTACTCTCTGGTTATGTGGCTCATTGAATATAGGTAGTACAGTTTCCCCCGGTGGCCCTGTCTGAGTTGCTCGGCACATAGACTTATATAGATTTTCACATCGCTTTTCTCAACTTTTTagaagttttacaaatataaaacctccattgATCAAAattcataatagaaagagtcataaacaaccttgtttgcagttcttgatgtcctgtcaacagttttacgTGGAAAATGCTTCTTGGGCCACAGGGAATTTCTCGCTGCAATACCGCGAGTGGCCACCATCCCAGATTGGAAGCAAGGTTCAGCGGCACCCCAGTCAACCCCAGTTGACCTAGTCAATGCGTTATCAACGCATATATGTCTATGGAGGGGACAGTCACATGTGTAGAGCCATTATTCTAATGTAAAATAGCCATAAACTGGCAAAAGGTTGAACTGCACAAACAAGGAGTCAGGAAGTAGTGACTCTGGTCAAAGTCACATCAAATTGTCAGGGGAATCTGTTAAGAGCGCCGcatgttttcataaaaacataaatatttggTGCCAGTGTATCGATAATCATGTCACAAGAGGAAGTTATACGATATACTGCTGTATCAATATTTTGTCCCATGTATGTATCaacaaatgtatatttttgacaacactatgTTTTAGTCAGTTAACAAATATGGAGGTAGGAGTAGTGAGTAGACACTGGCACATCTTGAAAAGTGATCCTCACATTGCTAGCTCATTCCAAACTTTGTCTAGATGTTTTTATAAACTGTCTTCTAACTTAAAGGCTCATTTAGAGAAATCAGATTTGCCTAAGAGGCCTACTCACCATGTTTTGTCTCAGATCCCCAGCGGTAATTTTCCTTGCCATAATTGTGTACACTGTTATTCCACGATTAAGGGGAATCATTTTAACCATCCAAAGTCAGGTGTCGACATTAAGGTTAGGGGGAGAATCACATGTAATACTAAATATGTGGTTTACCTATTAAAGTGCCCATGTTATATGAATTATGTTGGCAAAACAAAACGGGAGCCAAAAACCAGAATCTGTGACCATAAGTGTTCTATTCGTGATTTCGCTGTTAAATAATTGGTGGCTAGGCAATTTAATAGACAAAACCATAGTTTGAATGAACTACATCACATGGGCATTGAGGCAGTGAGGATGCCTCAGAGAGCTGGTAACAGACACAATACACTTTCTTGACACTCTGATTCCAAAGGTAATGAACGGGGAGATTTCATTTGCTTGTTTCTTGTGATATAAACATGTGCTAGTTTGTtgtgatattttgtttgtgtgagacTCTGTGCGGTCCTGTGCTCTCCATAAAAAAGAAGCAGCTCCCCCTCTTGGGACATTGTGGTAACCTGTAATTAACACACCTGTGTAGATTGATTGTGAATTTACCAGAACACACGCTGAAGAAGGGCGTCTCGCCCCAAACGTCAGTGGGGCAAAGTTAAACAGTTTAATGGGAATGCTGTCCCTGATTTTTCTTGTCCATTCACTACAAGATTGAGCACCCCACACTTCAGCGCGTTGTGTCTTATTTGAACAAATATTGAGGTCAAATATAAAAACTATTggataaaatattaaatacaaataaaagaaaaacagtaaacataaaataaatgaataaattaaacagAATTAAATACAAAAGTGAAGTATTGAAACAcagattaacacatttttttgctgaCAATGCAAGAAtacagaatatcaccagactgatactttaaagacattttgtataatagtttgttttgttactCAATTAACTACATTACTAATGCCACCGGTGTTATGTCTCAGTATTACTAATCAATTTCTGGAGTACTGCGTGGTAATTATACACAGTTTCCAGAAGGAAACTGGCAGTTCATAAATGAGTAATCTCAGACTGAAGACGAACATGCACAAATGATGGCGTCATTTATTTTGCAAAACTTCTTTGGGAATTAGAAATCAGTGAGTACAAAACAGTTGTCAGGTATGTGTACAAAATATCTTTATGTAACAAACTATAAAACCATGTTTAACATGTCATATTTCCACAGATTCTTCAGTTCTTCATGCAGTTCTGTAAACCACCACATGAGGCTGTGACTCCTGCTGCTGGACTGAGGGAGCAGCTCAGTGCTACCATCTGCAGGTGTTCACTGATCCTCTGGGCAGTAATGAGAGTAGGACTTGAGCCACTTCACAGGACAGTCCCTGAAAACACATGCAGTtagtgtgacacacacacacacacacacaaacacacacacacacacacacgctgcactGACTAACTATGCTCTCATTACAGCCACCCTTCCTATTTCCATTAACTATGGGCAGACATTTGATGCTTAATTAGGTTCTCCTGAATCTGAATTATTTCCCTCCCTCACGCCTTCCCTACCTCCTGCTCATCTTCCTACATAGAtcttaacacaaatatctgccCACAAACAGCACTGGAATTGACCCCGAATCCTGAAATAGAGAGTAAAGACAAGTTTCCATGTGTATTTGTTCTGAGGGTTAGGGTTGTTTGTACCTGTGATACTTCTGTCCTTTCCTCCTCTGGTACTCTGTTTCATCCACGGTCCACACAGCTCCCTTTCCTCTGTCCACTCGCACAAAGCACTTGTGTAGGCTGAGGTTGTGCCGCACTGCATTCTGGTTAGAACAGGAAAATTCTATTGTCATAGAAGCAAGACAGCACGTGTTCTGTTAGCCGGAAATGACAAATTGTTGTCTCGTGTGTCGGAAATGATCTGTAATATAAGTAGAACTTAAACACATCACTAAAACCACAGGGCTACAAGGCAAGACTATAGCTTCTAACAGTCCTAAGTGTAGCAAAATTAAGACCACATTTCCCCTAAAACCACACTGCTTCCTGTCAATGTATAAGTCATATGGGAGTTACCATTATTACTAGTTTCTAACAACTACAGAACCTGAtggccagatggtttgttacagtgtttttcagtggacgaaccatctgtctctCACCATCTATCAttggctaacttcaaccaatcaaatCAACAGGAGTAGAGCTTGCCCtaaagaaaagccttcagtgccattctttgctcttctttcattATACATATCTCAAAATACACTCTTCAGTTTTGATATAATTGATGCTAAAGCAGCatctatgctaacctcttgTTAGCTAAcctcattgttgttttcaaacgaaCAGCTGCTTCTCTGGCTAGTCGTCACATGTAAACCACGGCTGGAGCCGTCAGTCGTCCCTCATAGGAAGCTGATTCGTCTGAATCACTGTGTTCACTTACAAATGCATCGCTTGAAGTgtggcaagatggatttgtaAGATCAAATATTTACCTGACCTCACAAATCCAGCTGCCCCTAAAAGGTAAACAGCTAATTAGCAGAGCTCAGCATGTCATATGACCCACTTGAGCTGCCCgattgtgttaatgtttacaaatcattaacatgaacatttttaccATCTCTCCCATCCATCATGatgatccatccatccactcaAAAGAATGAGGCAAAATAGCTAATGTAGATGgacagatagatggatggatggatgaatggatggatggacagatgatCCCAATGTGACGGGGCCCTTAGAAGAAACAGGGCAGTGATTGCCAcaaaaagtatatttaaaaGTAAGATTTATAAGGTGTAAACAGGCTGCAGcagtttttgttaatgttgaaaataaaactcAACTTTTAATGACCACTGTCTATTAACTGATTTAAATGTGGAAACTGGGGTAGATCATAATTTCATGACTTGATTTGTGAATTGTTTGACCTGAGCAATGACTCCACTTGCCTTGCTTTATTCTCATTACAGTAACTTGCTGCATTGCATAATGCATATCGTTCCAGTAGATATCAGAGAGAATGTCTAATCTTAGTAGTTCAAACCTTCCAGGTTGCAGTGTTGtgtctgaagaagaagaacatggTAGTGAACCAGTTGTAAATCTCATTCAGAGTGCGCTGTTTGTCTGGAGACTCCAGGATAGACTGCAAACAGTCAGACACAGTGAGAAACACGCAGGGATAGTTAGgacaaaaacatcagtcatTCAGTGCATTGACAAATGAGCCAACATGTCCAGCTGCAGTTACAGCAGCTCTTACTCTGTACTGAGCATTTCTCgtcatttatttgtgtgattGCTGTAGTGCAGGTCTTGTGTTCTTCTTAGCTTTTCCTGcaagttttattattattagcgTGAATGTGGATTCagcatttatttacttttactccaaGAATTATTTGTACTGAAAATGGGATACAGTTCTCACACACTAATTATActctttaactttattttacgTTTGCATGTTTTTCATTCACTAACTTCTTACACACTTACATACTTACAGCAGATACAGAACCATTCATTGATCAAAAGGTTCTGTACTTTTTAAGATATTAACCTTTTTTCAACAAATTTTGACAATGTAAGTAAATGACAGcatgacacacatacagacacataaTGCACATAAGCACAGTACATGCATACTATGCATATTGTACATAGATACATACAAACATGGatcactcacacaaacagacacacacacactcgcgcgcgcacacaccacacacgcacgcacgcacacacacacacacactgatagcTGCAGATGAACGTTCTAAGATTTATTTGCACTTGTCTTCATATTGTTAGGttatgaacaaaatgtgtatgaatgcctaaaataaaacaattttctgACTTTTATCGTGGAGTTGAAGTTTGGCCTTTAGTCCAAATCTGGATTAACCTAGTCAAATTTTAGAGCTAACTAAACAAATTTTGGCAAGGTTGACCCAGCCATGAGTCTGAATTAGGGTTGCAGTGTTATAAGATTCTCTCAGTATGATaacatctcagaaaatatcatggTTTCATGGAATACCTGTAAAGGAATGAAAatactttcatattttattataattgcACAAAATATTATGACCTGATGGACATGAACCTCATACAAACTTGAAATAGACATCTAATTTGATGGTAAACACCATATCAAGGGGTCACCAACACTTTTATAGTTGATTTAGATAAGATAAATATACACAATATGATAACTTTCAATTTTCATACAGTACCACCATATACCCTGAACCCAGTAAACTGCTGCAACCCTAGTCTGATTATTTATTTGAAGATGTTGCAATGTGTACTCGGAAATCAGTCAAAGCACATCAATCATAACAAACACCAACTTTATATTAGCCTGGAATTTAACTCACCCATCTTATCAAATAGGCATAGGTGTACGGGGgcctgatgttgttgtgtttgtaacATTCGATACTCGGGACCAAATCTgcacaacaaaaataatgaaatgtcaTTAATTCATGTCTTCAGAAACATATTATTAGGATTTTATAATTATTCATCAAATCTTGCCTGTAAATATCTGCAAATaccacagtgtgtgttggtTAGAAACGTTAGCGACCAATTCTGAAGCATAAAGCCGGTTTTGAGAGCATGTAAAGACAGAATGGTGACAGTGATCAAATTACAATGAAAACCaacaaatatataacaaagaatGTAAAGTTTGACAATAAATACAATTCTTAATTATGTGCCCTCGCACATTCCACAGCTCAGAATGTGCCAAAAAATCTTTGAGAGCAGTTAATAATTTTGTTCCTGCTCAACTATTTTGTCATTAATATACTTCCACAGAAACTGTGTTACCTGGTAGAAGGTGTGCAGAACCAGCAGCTCTGTAGCCATACCGAGGCAACTCCTCCAGATTTTTAATTCTCCATTGTTGTACTCCATCTCCTTCTGTTACCGAAGGCTGTGACAGGATCGGAGGAAGGCTGCACTGCCACTCAGAAGCTGCCTTCTATATGTAATAATTGGAAGTGAACAGATAGTTTCATTGAACACTGAGCAAATTTAGGTCAAATTTTTATTCAAGCTGAAAGAAACCAAAATTTAGAACCAACATACCAAATCAGAGTATTTGTGCTCTGAGAGGTGCAGATGAAGCTGCATTGCAATGAGTTTCTGTTTTTCCAGGataagctgaaaaaaaaatgctcatggTTGATATACTTCAAACTgcctcaataaaaaaaaatttcacagCAGAAGACCAGCAGAGAATTTGTTAGCCATTAGTGGAAGTCAAGTTTCTTTTTTGCATCAGCTAAATATCTTTTTATCAGTTGAAACTAATGCTGCCCAGATTGTCTTCATCAGTCGGGGCTTTTTCCATACAAACTTGCTGGCTCGGCTTGACCCAGTTTCACTCAGCATGTCAGCCCAGCacggcagggatttgcatttcaatGACATCatggctacctgcttgaaggtgtgtctttaactgtgtgtgtcttgtgtaGTGAAGCAGCTGTAAATACTCCTCCTTCCAGCAGTATTGAGAATAGTTGCAAACAAAGCTCTGGCTCACAACAACACACGCTTGAGGGAGAGACGACGGTTGTCATGAGTTGGCTGTGGTTGTGAGACATCACCGCGGCCTGTTTGGAGGCCGGGAGGGCACATTTTGGACATACTCTGGAGAGGGTCCATCCCTGGTGCAGCTCGGCACAGTCAAACTGGTAATGGTGATGCAAATCAGTGCGGTATGCTTTAACTCGGTACGGCCGAAAGTGCCAGCGGAAAAGCCCAATGACAGTTCAATGTTTTGgtaaatttgtttatttgctttctttctgagAGTGAGATGTTCAAATGGATGTCgatctcatgtctgtgtggtCAGTACAGTCTGgatagcctagcttagcatacagacaaGAAGA from Pagrus major chromosome 7, Pma_NU_1.0 encodes the following:
- the foxp3b gene encoding forkhead box protein P3, which produces MQEDGGKQEALHRGDTSWSSMEGIRQKQQRPSVLRQVAQTAPIRPHENNAAISICKEEVDAGRLPQSSSPHMGSSPRQSHQYFFPLRRDVPMQSSTAARLHEGLPEGTSALFVSGLCRWPGCDALSEDFPSFLKHLHSEHSHGDRSIAQWKVQKDIVQCMESQLILEKQKLIAMQLHLHLSEHKYSDLKAASEWQCSLPPILSQPSVTEGDGVQQWRIKNLEELPRYGYRAAGSAHLLPDLVPSIECYKHNNIRPPYTYAYLIRWSILESPDKQRTLNEIYNWFTTMFFFFRHNTATWKNAVRHNLSLHKCFVRVDRGKGAVWTVDETEYQRRKGQKYHRDCPVKWLKSYSHYCPEDQ